A section of the Ciceribacter thiooxidans genome encodes:
- a CDS encoding LysR family transcriptional regulator has translation MLPARRFLPSLSLLAAFEAAARTGSITAAAKELDLTQSAVSRQIKALENQIGVDLFVRERQTIRLTVAGESYAHEIREALRRISSASLNLRANPRGGTLNLAILPTFGARWLAPRLGRFLDANPGITINLVTRLSPFDFRLDAIDAAIHFGQSVWPGAELTLLMKETTIPACSPAFKAAHKIEQPADLLDVSLLHLTTRPDAWEKWFARSGVHAESVHGMLFDQFATASQAAMGGLGVALLPVFLIREELRRGELVPAIDKEVESSERYYLAYSRERANYPPLVAFRNWIVEEAEREPQGQVREPSPAL, from the coding sequence ATGCTGCCCGCCCGGCGCTTCCTGCCTTCGCTCTCTCTGCTGGCTGCCTTCGAGGCGGCGGCGCGGACGGGAAGCATCACCGCAGCCGCCAAGGAGCTCGATCTCACCCAGAGTGCCGTGAGCCGTCAGATCAAGGCACTGGAGAACCAGATCGGGGTCGATCTCTTCGTACGCGAGCGGCAGACCATCCGTCTCACCGTCGCCGGCGAAAGCTACGCTCACGAGATCCGCGAGGCGTTGCGCCGCATTTCCAGCGCCTCGCTGAACCTCAGGGCCAATCCGCGCGGCGGCACGCTGAACCTCGCCATCCTCCCGACCTTCGGCGCGCGCTGGCTGGCGCCCCGGCTCGGACGTTTTCTCGATGCCAATCCGGGGATCACCATCAATCTCGTCACCCGGCTGTCGCCCTTCGATTTCCGTCTCGACGCAATCGATGCCGCCATCCACTTCGGCCAGTCGGTCTGGCCGGGCGCGGAACTGACGCTGCTGATGAAGGAGACGACAATCCCTGCCTGCAGCCCGGCCTTCAAGGCTGCCCACAAGATCGAACAGCCGGCCGACCTTCTCGACGTATCGCTGCTGCATCTCACCACCCGGCCGGATGCCTGGGAAAAGTGGTTTGCCCGCTCCGGCGTGCATGCGGAAAGCGTCCACGGCATGCTCTTCGACCAGTTCGCCACCGCTTCGCAGGCAGCGATGGGCGGGCTCGGCGTCGCGCTCCTGCCGGTCTTCCTCATCCGCGAGGAACTGCGGCGCGGAGAGCTGGTGCCGGCGATCGACAAGGAAGTCGAGAGCAGCGAGCGCTATTATCTCGCCTACAGCCGCGAGCGGGCGAACTATCCGCCGCTCGTCGCCTTCCGCAACTGGATCGTCGAGGAAGCCGAGCGTGAGCCGCAGGGGCAGGTGCGGGAACCGTCACCAGCCCTCTGA